Genomic segment of Geminocystis herdmanii PCC 6308:
ACAATTAGAGAATATTCAAGCCTCCCTTAGCTATGCCTCCTTGTTTAGCCAACGAAACTTTTTAAGAATGACAAATTTACTTACAGATACTCAAAAACAAGAAATTATTGAAGATATTTTAGTCAAAAAAAATAATCAACAAAATTTTTTAAGATTAATGAAACAAAGACGAGAAAAAGGAATGATAATTGCTAGAAAATCTGCTGATTTTTTAAAGCAAAATTATGGAGTGAGTAAAGTTATTCTATTCGGCTCTTTATTAGATTATAGGAAGATGAATTTTAATTCTGATATTGATTTAGCTGTCTGGAATTTATCAGAAAAAGATTATTTTAAAGCAGTGGGTTTTTTATTAGAAATAGCAGAAGATTTTTCGATCGACTTAGTAGAAATACAAAATGCAAAACCTTATATTTTAGAATCAATAAGTGAGGGAATTGAGTTAAAAATAAGTGAATGAAAGTTTTAAAAGAGCTAAAATTTATCGATTTATTTGCAGGAATTGGCGGTTTTCATCAAGTATTAAGTTATTATGGTGCTAAATGTGTTTTTGCGTCTGAATGGGATAAACATTGTCAAGAAATTTACTTAAAAAATTATGGTATTTTACCTGAAGGAGATATAACAATAATTCCCGAAAATCAGATTCCTAGTCATGATATTTTGTGTGCAGGTTTTCCTTGTCAAGCCTTTAGTATTTCTGGTAAACAATTAGGATTTAATGATACTAGGGGTACTTTATTTTTTGATATAGTGAGAATTGCTAAATATCATCAACCGTCATTATTAATCTTAGAAAATGTGAAAAATTTTGCTAGGCATGATGAGGGAAAAACCTTAAAAGTTGTCGAAAATACTTTAAATGAGATTGGTTATGATGTTTTTTATCAAGTCTTAAATGCTTCTAATTTTGGTGTACCTCAAAAGCGAGAAAGAATCTATATTTTAGGTTTTAGAAAAGATTTAAAAGTCAAAAAGTTTGCTTTTCCGAATAGCTATAGTAAGGCAACCAGTTTAATAGATTTTTGTTTAGATGACTCAGAAACTAAAGATTTTATAATTAATAGAAGTGATATAAAAATTAAGGAAAATTTAGAGATAACTAGAGATATTTTAGGTAATTATCCGCAAAAACCGATTAGAATTGGTACTATTAATAAAGGTGGGCAGGGTGAAAGAATTTATCACCAATACGGTCATGCTATCACGTTATCGGCTTATGGTGGCGGTATTGGGGCGAAAACTGGTATTTATTTAATTAATGGTAAAATCCGAAAATTAGCACCGAGAGAATGTGCCAGAATTATGGGATTTCCTGATGATTTTATTATTAGTAATAGTAACAATATTGCTTATAAACAATTCGGTAATAGTGTGGTTGTTAATGTGTTAAGTTCGATCGTTGAAAATGTTTTAGAGATTAATAATTTATTTGCTGATTTAATTTTGTTATAATTTTATGTGTATATTAACTTTAGTTTTAGGTATTTTATGTCGATCGTAGATTTAATTAAAGCAGAAATTGATAACATTCCCGAAGATAAATTAACAGAATTATATCAGTATATTAAACAGTTAGTAAAACCACAAAAAACTCTTAACAATTTATGGCTAAAAATAGATGAATTAGGAGAAGATGAAAAACAATTATCAATGGAAGAAATCGTATCTTTAGTAAAAGAAATTAGAGAAAATAAGACTAAATAATCAAACTTTTATTAAAATAGGTTTGTTGGGTTGCATCTAGCTTCTCAAAGCTACATTATTTAATGGATTGATATAATTTTAAGCCTTCGATAAAACGAAAATCTTTTTGATTGAGGGTGTATAAATCGAATTGATAAATTAATGCGGTTGAGGCAATTAAAGCATCTGGGATAGTTAATTTATGACTGAGGGAATATGTTTCCATGAGTTGGATAAATTGATTTGACACTTTTAAGTCAATGGGTAAAATACGAATTGATGTTAAATGTTTTTTGATTTTATTTAACTCCGCTTTATTAATAGCACCATAGTATAACTCGCTTTGAGTAATAATACTAATAGCCAATTTCTTGACTCCAATTTGATTTAATTCACC
This window contains:
- a CDS encoding DUF433 domain-containing protein, whose protein sequence is MLANDMSIEEILRKYPDLQLENIQASLSYASLFSQRNFLRMTNLLTDTQKQEIIEDILVKKNNQQNFLRLMKQRREKGMIIARKSADFLKQNYGVSKVILFGSLLDYRKMNFNSDIDLAVWNLSEKDYFKAVGFLLEIAEDFSIDLVEIQNAKPYILESISEGIELKISE
- a CDS encoding type II toxin-antitoxin system VapC family toxin, encoding MILCDTNILIELYKNNPQVIGELNQIGVKKLAISIITQSELYYGAINKAELNKIKKHLTSIRILPIDLKVSNQFIQLMETYSLSHKLTIPDALIASTALIYQFDLYTLNQKDFRFIEGLKLYQSIK
- a CDS encoding DNA cytosine methyltransferase, which encodes MKVLKELKFIDLFAGIGGFHQVLSYYGAKCVFASEWDKHCQEIYLKNYGILPEGDITIIPENQIPSHDILCAGFPCQAFSISGKQLGFNDTRGTLFFDIVRIAKYHQPSLLILENVKNFARHDEGKTLKVVENTLNEIGYDVFYQVLNASNFGVPQKRERIYILGFRKDLKVKKFAFPNSYSKATSLIDFCLDDSETKDFIINRSDIKIKENLEITRDILGNYPQKPIRIGTINKGGQGERIYHQYGHAITLSAYGGGIGAKTGIYLINGKIRKLAPRECARIMGFPDDFIISNSNNIAYKQFGNSVVVNVLSSIVENVLEINNLFADLILL